Proteins encoded together in one Lachnospiraceae bacterium JLR.KK008 window:
- a CDS encoding CidA/LrgA family protein: protein MKYVKQFGIILLLSFLGEILHEVLPLPIPASIYGIVILFFCLERKIIPVSAVKETSVFLIETMPVMFIPAAAGLLESWETIKADWISYTAITFVSTFVVMVAAGKAVQFVMRRKKERQ from the coding sequence TTGAAATACGTCAAACAGTTTGGAATTATATTATTATTGTCATTTCTCGGGGAAATCTTACATGAAGTTTTGCCATTGCCGATCCCCGCAAGTATCTACGGGATTGTGATACTTTTTTTCTGTCTGGAACGAAAGATCATTCCGGTCTCTGCGGTGAAAGAGACGAGTGTCTTTCTGATCGAGACTATGCCGGTGATGTTTATTCCGGCAGCGGCAGGGCTTCTTGAGTCCTGGGAAACGATAAAAGCGGACTGGATCTCATATACTGCGATCACATTCGTTTCCACATTTGTGGTCATGGTTGCGGCAGGCAAAGCAGTGCAGTTTGTGATGAGACGGAAAAAAGAGAGGCAGTAA